One region of Miscanthus floridulus cultivar M001 chromosome 19, ASM1932011v1, whole genome shotgun sequence genomic DNA includes:
- the LOC136527007 gene encoding ABC transporter C family member 13-like isoform X2, translating into MDFVCPVDPAVWDDDGRHFGPCFADLVLGFAGNAIATVAALGLFLAKRNTTRAQNVRRGLSEKLFAFGVPSFAACLSLVGLSMLAKKKFEGKDVENYELFFICSQFIAWMSVSLVHVSGTWFEILYNPIMCFCWILKIILEIPHLQYKLTLLKAMPSFMEIISFCTATTFGLFVIVAAVVGNKREVNSIEAPLILNDEKAEGEITNMIKDYNLWELLTFKFVNPVMDIGITRQLGFTDLLELPTELRATSCYDKLLSSWTAEYQNHHDNSSLLRAMSYSYGWTYLRLGLLKVLNDSISFVSPLLLNKFIRLLQEGSDGMDGYILAISLGLTSIIKSFLDSQYSFRLAKFKLMLRSSIMGIIYRKCLLLSLAERSRFSEGEIQTFMSVDADRTINLCNSLHDAWSLPLQIGVALYLLYTQVNYAFLSGLAITIILIPVNKWISTRIAGATEKMMKQKDRRISCAGELLAHIRTVKMYSWEKLFTERLVERRESEVKHLATRKYLDAWCVYFWATTPTLFSLFTFSIFAIMGHTLDAATVFTCVALFNTLISPLNSFPWVINGMIDAVISSRRLSNYLSTPEHHSSEFTASADLLNHHFKRDTEVTHNLMAVVLQNVSCSWSSSSVAEPSIVLRDISLQLQKGLFIAIVGEVGSGKSSLLNTVIGETHVIGGSISSCGSIAYVPQVPWILSGSLRDNILLGKEFDPRRYEEVIEACALRVDISAMARGDMSHIGEKGTNLSGGQRARLALARALYHNSDVYLFDDILSAVDSQVASWILEKAVMGHQLMQKTRLLSTHNLQAIAAADMIVVMANGLIKWFGTLESFLATPYSRISKPDNSSPTSYAASVKDKTPMVTCELKTDDILEDSVVSYEETTDQVEEEARKQGKVELGVYKKYAAFAGWSAVVLIFLSAFLMQASRNGNDLWLTYWVDTSTGTNNTRFYLIILAMFGIINSLFTLGRAFSFAFGGLRAAIHIHASLLENIISAPICFFDQNPSGRILNRLLSDLYTVDDSLPFILNIFVANFFSLLGTLVVLSYSQVSFLLILLPLWLIYRKLQFYYRSTSREVRRLDSVARSPIYSSFTETLDGSSTIRAFQNEGFFLERFIQHVTLYQKTSYSELIASLWLSLRLQLLAGFIILFIAMMATISFQSSSLVNLATPGLVGLALSYAAPVVSLLNGFLTTFTETEKEMISVERVDEYIGIPQEELQGSEPPPRNWPTEGKIEFEHVTLKYKPELPPALSDVSFLIASDMQVGIIGRTGAGKSSILNALFRLVPICNGRILVDGIDLAKVAVRELRGQFAVVPQSPFLFDGSLRSQDMGSS; encoded by the exons AACGTCAGGAGAGGTTTATCGGAGAAGTTGTTTGCATTCGGTGTGCCTAGTTTTGCAGCCTGCCTTTCTTTGGTTGGACTAAGTATGCTAGCTAAGAAGAAATTTGAAGGGAAGGATGTTGAGAATTATGAACTATTCTTCATATGTTCCCAGTTTATTGCATGG ATGTCTGTAAGTCTTGTCCATGTCAGTGGGACTTGGTTTGAAATCCTCTATAACCCAATAATGTGCTTCTGCTGGATCTTGAAGATTATTCTAGAGATACCTCATTTGCAATACAAGCTTACGTTACTAAAG GCAATGCCATCTTTTATGGAGATTATCTCATTTTGTACTGCAACCACATTTGGACTCTTTGTTAttgtggctgctgtagtaggcaACAAAAG AGAAGTGAACTCTATTGAAGCCCCACTCATTCTAAATGATGAAAAAGCTGagggtgaaataacaaacatg ATAAAGGACTACAATTTGTGGGAACTGTTGACTTTCAAATTCGTTAATCCAGTGATGGACATTGGTATCACAAGACAACTTGGCTTCACAGATTTACTTGAGTTACCAACTGAGCTTAGAGCTACCTCCTGTTATGACAAACTTCTGTCTTCCTGGACTGCTGAATATCAAAACCACCATGACAACTCATCTCTACTTAGAGCCATGTCTTATTCTTATGGATGGACATACTTGCGTTTGGGACTTCTTAAG GTATTAAATGACAGCATCAGTTTTGTTAGCCCTCTGTTGCTGAACAAGTTTATAAGACTTCTTCAGGAAG GTTCTGATGGCATGGATGGATATATTCTTGCCATTTCCTTAGGATTGACTTCTATTATCAA GTCCTTTTTAGATAGCCAGTACTCCTTTCGTCTAGCAAAGTTCAAGTTGATGTTGCGATCAAGCATCATGGGGATAATTTATCGGAAG TGCCTACTTCTCAGTCTAGCTGAGCGTTCTAGGTTTTCTGAAGGTGAGATACAGACCTTCATGTCTGTTGATGCTGACCGCACAATAAACTTGTGTAACAGCCTTCATGATGCCTGGAG CTTGCCACTGCAGATTGGAGTTGCTCTTTATCTGTTATATACACAAGTCAATTATGCTTTTCTATCTGGGCTTGCAATAACAATCATACTAATACCAG TGAACAAATGGATTTCTACAAGGATTGCTGGTGCAACAGAAAAGATGATGAAGCAAAAAGACAGAAG GATAAGCTGTGCAGGGGAGCTCTTAGCACATATTAGAACAGTGAAGATGTACAGCTGGGAGAAACTATTCACTGAACGTTTGGTGGAAAGAAGAGAATCAGAAGTGAAGCATCTCGCG ACTAGAAAATATCTGGATGCTTGGTGCGTCTATTTCTGGGCAACCACACCGACATTGTTCTCCCTTTTCACCTTTTCAATTTTTGCAATTATGGGACACACATTGGATGCTGCCACG GTATTTACTTGTGTTGCGCTCTTTAACACACTAATATCACCGTTAAACTCATTTCCATGGGTTATTAATGGGATGATTGAT GCTGTTATCTCTAGCAGACGGCTGAGTAATTATTTATCTACTCCAGAACATCACTCGTCCGAGTTTACTGCCTCTGCTGACCTTTTAAACCACCACTTTAAGAGAGACACCGAAGTAACTCATAATCTAATGGCCGTCGTCCTTCAGAATGTATCCTGTTCTTGGTCTAGCAGCTCTGTTGCTGAGCCGAGCATAGTTCTCAGAGATATATCTTTGCAGCTACAAAAAGGGCTCTTTATTGCAATTGTAGGCGAG GTTGGTTCTGGTAAATCATCTTTGTTGAACACAGTCATTGGAGAGACTCATGTCATCGGTGGTTCTATTAGCTCCTGTGGTTCAATTGCCTATGTACCACAG GTACCATGGATCTTATCTGGCTCTTTACGAGATAATATTTTGCTTGGGAAAGAATTTGATCCGAGGAG ATATGAAGAAGTAATAGAGGCATGTGCGCTTCGTGTTGACATATCGGCAATGGCCAGAGGAGATATGTCACATATTGGAGAGAAAGGCACCAACTTATCTGGTGGACAGAGAGCTCGTCTGGCATTGGCAAG GGCTTTATACCACAATTCTGATGTATACTTGTTTGATGACATCCTTAGCGCAGTTGACTCCCAAGTTGCTTCGTGGATCCTGGAAAAGGCTGTTATGGGGCACCAATTAATGCAGAAAACAAGATTACTAAGCACGCACAATCTTCAG GCCATTGCTGCTGCAGATATGATTGTAGTCATGGCTAATGGGCTCATTAAGTGGTTCGGGACACTGGAATCTTTCTTGGCAACTCCATATTCAAGAATCTCTAAGCCAGATAATTCGAGTCCTACCTCATATGCAGCTTCTGTGAAAGATAAAACACCAATGGTAACATGTGAACTGAAAACTGATGATATACTTGAAGATTCAGTGGTTTCTTATGAGGAGACAACAGATCAGGTAGAAGAAGAGGCAAGGAAACAAGGCAAGGTTGAGCTTGGTGTCTACAA AAAATATGCAGCATTTGCGGGGTGGTCAGCTGTTGTTTTAATATTCCTAAGTGCATTCTTAATGCAAGCATCTCGTAACGGCAATGATCTTTGGTTAACTTACTGGGTTGATACCAGCACGGGTACCAACAACACAAGATTTTATCTG ATTATCCTTGCTATGTTTGGCATCATCAATTCTCTTTTCACTTTGGGAAGGGCATTTTCTTTTGCATTCGGTGGCCTCCGTGCAGCAATCCATATTCATGCATCTCTTCTTGAAAATATTATCAGTGCACCGATCTGTTTCTTTGACCAAAATCCCAGTGGTCGGATCCTAAACAG ATTATTGTCAGACCTCTACACCGTTGATGATTCTCTTCCTTTCATCCTCAATATATTTGTGGCCAACTTCTTCAGCTTACTCGGCACTCTGGTTGTTTTGTCTTATTCACAG GTTTCCTTCTTACTCATCTTACTTCCACTCTGGCTTATCTATAGGAAGCTGCAG TTCTATTACAGGTCTACCTCACGTGAAGTACGGCGACTTGATAGCGTTGCTCGTTCACCAATCTATTCATCTTTCACAGAGACACTTGATGGTTCATCAACAATAAGAGCTTTCCAGAATGAA GGGTTCTTCTTGGAAAGATTCATCCAACATGTGACACTATATCAGAAAACATCCTACTCTGAGCTCATTGCTAGTTTGTGGCTCTCGCTGAGACTCCAG TTGTTGGCAGGTTTTATCATTCTGTTTATCGCCATGATGGCCACTATCAGCTTCCAAAGCAGTTCTCTTGTCAACTTAGCGACACCTGGACTG GTGGGCCTGGCTTTATCATATGCAGCACCTGTAGTATCGTTGCTGAATGGCTTCTTAACCACCTTTACAGAGACAGAAAAGGAAATGATCTCCGTGGAAAGGGTTGACGAG TACATTGGCATACCTCAAGAAGAACTCCAGGGATCAGAACCTCCACCGAGAAACTGGCCAACGGAAGGGAAGATTGAGTTTGAACATGTAACACTGAAGTACAAGCCAGAGCTACCACCTGCTTTAAGTGACGTTTCGTTCCTTATTGCATCAGACATGCAG GTTGGAATAATAGGAAGGACTGGAGCAGGCAAATCAAGTATACTGAATGCACTTTTCCGCTTAGTTCCAATTTGCAACGGTCGCATCTTAGTAGATGGCATTGATTTGGCTAAAGTTGCCGTCCGAGAACTCCGTGGACAATTTGCAGTAGTTCCACAGAGCCCCTTTTTGTTTGATGGGTCTTTGAG ATCTCAGGATATGGGAAGTTCTTGA
- the LOC136528861 gene encoding pentatricopeptide repeat-containing protein At3g25210, mitochondrial-like — protein sequence MALLAATAAAARRLARRHDLILLHPRLLTTTPSTHPLPPDPDPTTPAPCPVRTPPDEQFAAWVTRLRPGFTASDLAAAITAEEDPDLALALFRWAALRPGFRHAPESYLAALTAASSGRRPAAAEALVHDVFAGACAPDLRLFNACLRFCCARRSLFPLAFDMFNKMRAMPAAAGCRPDVETYTLLLTAVVRRVRRPPASMVYLHAVRSLSRQMKASGVVPDTFLLNLIIKAYARCVEIDEALKVFREMPLYGCEPNEFTYGYIVKAMFQKGRSDKGMEYFAEMKEKGFVPSGGVYMIAVSALALEWRFEESRRVLLDMLDCRRKPDMITYRTLLEELCRAGRTEEAFEVLEELKGKKGGALDQRMYSELLDGLHWISQPHQNSQPVLDKGSDD from the coding sequence ATGGCGCtgctcgccgccaccgccgccgcggcgcgccgCCTCGCCCGCCGCCATGACCTCATCCTCCTCCATCCCCGCCTGCTCACCACCACTCCCTCCACACACCCTCTCCCTCCCGACCCGGATCCCACCACCCCCGCACCGTGCCCCGTCCGCACTCCCCCGGACGAGCAGTTCGCGGCGTGGGTCACGCGGCTGCGCCCGGGCTTTACCGCGTCCGATCTCGCCGCGGCGATCACCGCCGAGGAGGACCCGGACCTCGCGCTCGCGCTCTTCCGCTGGGCCGCGCTGCGCCCGGGGTTCCGACACGCGCCCGAATCCTACCTCGCCGCGCTCACCGCGGCCTCGTCCGGCCGCCGCCCCGCCGCAGCGGAGGCCCTCGTCCACGACGTGTTCGCGGGGGCCTGCGCGCCCGACCTCCGGCTCTTCAACGCCTGCCTCCGCTTCTGCTGCGCGCGCCGCAGCCTGTTCCCGCTCGccttcgacatgttcaacaaaatGCGTGCCATGCCCGCCGCCGCAGGATGCCGCCCGGACGTCGAGACCTACACGCTCCTCCTCACCGCTGTCGTCCGCCGCGTGCGCCGCCCACCGGCGTCGATGGTTTACCTCCATGCCGTCCGGTCCCTCTCCCGCCAGATGAAGGCCTCCGGCGTAGTTCCGGACACCTTCCTGCTCAACCTCATCATCAAGGCCTACGCACGGTGTGTGGAGATAGACGAGGCGCTCAAGGTGTTCCGTGAAATGCCGCTGTACGGCTGTGAACCCAACGAGTTCACCTATGGCTATATTGTCAAGGCCATGTTTCAGAAGGGCAGGTCGGACAAGGGGATGGAGTATTTTGCAGAGATGAAGGAGAAGGGATTTGTGCCATCTGGAGGCGTGTACATGATCGCCGTGTCGGCATTGGCATTGGAATGGAGGTTTGAGGAATCAAGGCGGGTGCTACTGGATATGTTGGATTGCAGGAGGAAGCCAGATATGATCACCTACAGGACATTGCTGGAGGAGCTGTGTCGGGCTGGACGGACAGAGGAGGCATTTGAGGTGCTAGAggagctcaaagggaagaagggaggggcatTGGATCAGAGGATGTACTCAGAATTGCTCGATGGGCTGCACTGGATTTCCCAGCCTCATCAAAACAGCCAACCTGTCCTGGACAAGGGTTCTGATGATTAA
- the LOC136527007 gene encoding ABC transporter C family member 13-like isoform X1, with amino-acid sequence MDFVCPVDPAVWDDDGRHFGPCFADLVLGFAGNAIATVAALGLFLAKRNTTRAQNVRRGLSEKLFAFGVPSFAACLSLVGLSMLAKKKFEGKDVENYELFFICSQFIAWMSVSLVHVSGTWFEILYNPIMCFCWILKIILEIPHLQYKLTLLKAMPSFMEIISFCTATTFGLFVIVAAVVGNKREVNSIEAPLILNDEKAEGEITNMIKDYNLWELLTFKFVNPVMDIGITRQLGFTDLLELPTELRATSCYDKLLSSWTAEYQNHHDNSSLLRAMSYSYGWTYLRLGLLKVLNDSISFVSPLLLNKFIRLLQEGSDGMDGYILAISLGLTSIIKSFLDSQYSFRLAKFKLMLRSSIMGIIYRKCLLLSLAERSRFSEGEIQTFMSVDADRTINLCNSLHDAWSLPLQIGVALYLLYTQVNYAFLSGLAITIILIPVNKWISTRIAGATEKMMKQKDRRISCAGELLAHIRTVKMYSWEKLFTERLVERRESEVKHLATRKYLDAWCVYFWATTPTLFSLFTFSIFAIMGHTLDAATVFTCVALFNTLISPLNSFPWVINGMIDAVISSRRLSNYLSTPEHHSSEFTASADLLNHHFKRDTEVTHNLMAVVLQNVSCSWSSSSVAEPSIVLRDISLQLQKGLFIAIVGEVGSGKSSLLNTVIGETHVIGGSISSCGSIAYVPQVPWILSGSLRDNILLGKEFDPRRYEEVIEACALRVDISAMARGDMSHIGEKGTNLSGGQRARLALARALYHNSDVYLFDDILSAVDSQVASWILEKAVMGHQLMQKTRLLSTHNLQAIAAADMIVVMANGLIKWFGTLESFLATPYSRISKPDNSSPTSYAASVKDKTPMVTCELKTDDILEDSVVSYEETTDQVEEEARKQGKVELGVYKKYAAFAGWSAVVLIFLSAFLMQASRNGNDLWLTYWVDTSTGTNNTRFYLIILAMFGIINSLFTLGRAFSFAFGGLRAAIHIHASLLENIISAPICFFDQNPSGRILNRLLSDLYTVDDSLPFILNIFVANFFSLLGTLVVLSYSQVSFLLILLPLWLIYRKLQFYYRSTSREVRRLDSVARSPIYSSFTETLDGSSTIRAFQNEGFFLERFIQHVTLYQKTSYSELIASLWLSLRLQLLAGFIILFIAMMATISFQSSSLVNLATPGLVGLALSYAAPVVSLLNGFLTTFTETEKEMISVERVDEYIGIPQEELQGSEPPPRNWPTEGKIEFEHVTLKYKPELPPALSDVSFLIASDMQVGIIGRTGAGKSSILNALFRLVPICNGRILVDGIDLAKVAVRELRGQFAVVPQSPFLFDGSLRENLDPFNTTTDLRIWEVLENCHMKGEVESIGGLDIHVKESGASFSVGQRQLLCLARAILKSSKVLCLDECTANVDNQTAFLLQNTISIECKGMTVLTIAHRISTVMKMDNILVLDQGKLVEEGNPEALMNHRLSRFAQYAKASQM; translated from the exons AACGTCAGGAGAGGTTTATCGGAGAAGTTGTTTGCATTCGGTGTGCCTAGTTTTGCAGCCTGCCTTTCTTTGGTTGGACTAAGTATGCTAGCTAAGAAGAAATTTGAAGGGAAGGATGTTGAGAATTATGAACTATTCTTCATATGTTCCCAGTTTATTGCATGG ATGTCTGTAAGTCTTGTCCATGTCAGTGGGACTTGGTTTGAAATCCTCTATAACCCAATAATGTGCTTCTGCTGGATCTTGAAGATTATTCTAGAGATACCTCATTTGCAATACAAGCTTACGTTACTAAAG GCAATGCCATCTTTTATGGAGATTATCTCATTTTGTACTGCAACCACATTTGGACTCTTTGTTAttgtggctgctgtagtaggcaACAAAAG AGAAGTGAACTCTATTGAAGCCCCACTCATTCTAAATGATGAAAAAGCTGagggtgaaataacaaacatg ATAAAGGACTACAATTTGTGGGAACTGTTGACTTTCAAATTCGTTAATCCAGTGATGGACATTGGTATCACAAGACAACTTGGCTTCACAGATTTACTTGAGTTACCAACTGAGCTTAGAGCTACCTCCTGTTATGACAAACTTCTGTCTTCCTGGACTGCTGAATATCAAAACCACCATGACAACTCATCTCTACTTAGAGCCATGTCTTATTCTTATGGATGGACATACTTGCGTTTGGGACTTCTTAAG GTATTAAATGACAGCATCAGTTTTGTTAGCCCTCTGTTGCTGAACAAGTTTATAAGACTTCTTCAGGAAG GTTCTGATGGCATGGATGGATATATTCTTGCCATTTCCTTAGGATTGACTTCTATTATCAA GTCCTTTTTAGATAGCCAGTACTCCTTTCGTCTAGCAAAGTTCAAGTTGATGTTGCGATCAAGCATCATGGGGATAATTTATCGGAAG TGCCTACTTCTCAGTCTAGCTGAGCGTTCTAGGTTTTCTGAAGGTGAGATACAGACCTTCATGTCTGTTGATGCTGACCGCACAATAAACTTGTGTAACAGCCTTCATGATGCCTGGAG CTTGCCACTGCAGATTGGAGTTGCTCTTTATCTGTTATATACACAAGTCAATTATGCTTTTCTATCTGGGCTTGCAATAACAATCATACTAATACCAG TGAACAAATGGATTTCTACAAGGATTGCTGGTGCAACAGAAAAGATGATGAAGCAAAAAGACAGAAG GATAAGCTGTGCAGGGGAGCTCTTAGCACATATTAGAACAGTGAAGATGTACAGCTGGGAGAAACTATTCACTGAACGTTTGGTGGAAAGAAGAGAATCAGAAGTGAAGCATCTCGCG ACTAGAAAATATCTGGATGCTTGGTGCGTCTATTTCTGGGCAACCACACCGACATTGTTCTCCCTTTTCACCTTTTCAATTTTTGCAATTATGGGACACACATTGGATGCTGCCACG GTATTTACTTGTGTTGCGCTCTTTAACACACTAATATCACCGTTAAACTCATTTCCATGGGTTATTAATGGGATGATTGAT GCTGTTATCTCTAGCAGACGGCTGAGTAATTATTTATCTACTCCAGAACATCACTCGTCCGAGTTTACTGCCTCTGCTGACCTTTTAAACCACCACTTTAAGAGAGACACCGAAGTAACTCATAATCTAATGGCCGTCGTCCTTCAGAATGTATCCTGTTCTTGGTCTAGCAGCTCTGTTGCTGAGCCGAGCATAGTTCTCAGAGATATATCTTTGCAGCTACAAAAAGGGCTCTTTATTGCAATTGTAGGCGAG GTTGGTTCTGGTAAATCATCTTTGTTGAACACAGTCATTGGAGAGACTCATGTCATCGGTGGTTCTATTAGCTCCTGTGGTTCAATTGCCTATGTACCACAG GTACCATGGATCTTATCTGGCTCTTTACGAGATAATATTTTGCTTGGGAAAGAATTTGATCCGAGGAG ATATGAAGAAGTAATAGAGGCATGTGCGCTTCGTGTTGACATATCGGCAATGGCCAGAGGAGATATGTCACATATTGGAGAGAAAGGCACCAACTTATCTGGTGGACAGAGAGCTCGTCTGGCATTGGCAAG GGCTTTATACCACAATTCTGATGTATACTTGTTTGATGACATCCTTAGCGCAGTTGACTCCCAAGTTGCTTCGTGGATCCTGGAAAAGGCTGTTATGGGGCACCAATTAATGCAGAAAACAAGATTACTAAGCACGCACAATCTTCAG GCCATTGCTGCTGCAGATATGATTGTAGTCATGGCTAATGGGCTCATTAAGTGGTTCGGGACACTGGAATCTTTCTTGGCAACTCCATATTCAAGAATCTCTAAGCCAGATAATTCGAGTCCTACCTCATATGCAGCTTCTGTGAAAGATAAAACACCAATGGTAACATGTGAACTGAAAACTGATGATATACTTGAAGATTCAGTGGTTTCTTATGAGGAGACAACAGATCAGGTAGAAGAAGAGGCAAGGAAACAAGGCAAGGTTGAGCTTGGTGTCTACAA AAAATATGCAGCATTTGCGGGGTGGTCAGCTGTTGTTTTAATATTCCTAAGTGCATTCTTAATGCAAGCATCTCGTAACGGCAATGATCTTTGGTTAACTTACTGGGTTGATACCAGCACGGGTACCAACAACACAAGATTTTATCTG ATTATCCTTGCTATGTTTGGCATCATCAATTCTCTTTTCACTTTGGGAAGGGCATTTTCTTTTGCATTCGGTGGCCTCCGTGCAGCAATCCATATTCATGCATCTCTTCTTGAAAATATTATCAGTGCACCGATCTGTTTCTTTGACCAAAATCCCAGTGGTCGGATCCTAAACAG ATTATTGTCAGACCTCTACACCGTTGATGATTCTCTTCCTTTCATCCTCAATATATTTGTGGCCAACTTCTTCAGCTTACTCGGCACTCTGGTTGTTTTGTCTTATTCACAG GTTTCCTTCTTACTCATCTTACTTCCACTCTGGCTTATCTATAGGAAGCTGCAG TTCTATTACAGGTCTACCTCACGTGAAGTACGGCGACTTGATAGCGTTGCTCGTTCACCAATCTATTCATCTTTCACAGAGACACTTGATGGTTCATCAACAATAAGAGCTTTCCAGAATGAA GGGTTCTTCTTGGAAAGATTCATCCAACATGTGACACTATATCAGAAAACATCCTACTCTGAGCTCATTGCTAGTTTGTGGCTCTCGCTGAGACTCCAG TTGTTGGCAGGTTTTATCATTCTGTTTATCGCCATGATGGCCACTATCAGCTTCCAAAGCAGTTCTCTTGTCAACTTAGCGACACCTGGACTG GTGGGCCTGGCTTTATCATATGCAGCACCTGTAGTATCGTTGCTGAATGGCTTCTTAACCACCTTTACAGAGACAGAAAAGGAAATGATCTCCGTGGAAAGGGTTGACGAG TACATTGGCATACCTCAAGAAGAACTCCAGGGATCAGAACCTCCACCGAGAAACTGGCCAACGGAAGGGAAGATTGAGTTTGAACATGTAACACTGAAGTACAAGCCAGAGCTACCACCTGCTTTAAGTGACGTTTCGTTCCTTATTGCATCAGACATGCAG GTTGGAATAATAGGAAGGACTGGAGCAGGCAAATCAAGTATACTGAATGCACTTTTCCGCTTAGTTCCAATTTGCAACGGTCGCATCTTAGTAGATGGCATTGATTTGGCTAAAGTTGCCGTCCGAGAACTCCGTGGACAATTTGCAGTAGTTCCACAGAGCCCCTTTTTGTTTGATGGGTCTTTGAG GGAAAACCTGGATCCTTTCAATACAACAACAGATCTCAGGATATGGGAAGTTCTTGAAAACTGCCATATGAAGGGAGAGGTAGAATCAATAGGTGGACTCGACATCCATGTGAAAGAAAGCGGTGCATCTTTTTCAGTAGGGCAGCGACAGCTCCTATGCCTTGCCCGTGCCATCCTAAAATCGTCCAAG GTGCTTTGTCTAGATGAGTGCACAGCCAATGTTGACAACCAAACAGCCTTCCTGTTGCAAAATACTATTTCTATTGAATGCAAAGGCATGACTGTTCTCACCATAGCACATCGTATTTCAACAGTGATGAAGATGGACAATATTCTAGTTCTTGATCAAGGAAAACTG GTTGAAGAAGGAAACCCAGAAGCCCTTATGAATCACAGACTCTCAAGATTCGCTCAGTATGCCAAGGCATCTCAGATGTGA
- the LOC136526884 gene encoding uncharacterized protein, with product MEWDDEWVARDKLQHAVACLLIALLAMALASRSACPGLRHHAAAGGSAASLAAGAAKEAANQGGLFDSAGASPKDVAADLLGVAAAAHALALLRRRRRRGRERKAQQDEDARDGAVSISMV from the coding sequence ATGGAGTGGGACGATGAGTGGGTGGCCCGCGACAAGCTGCAGCACGCCGTGGCGTGCCTCCTCATCGCCCTGCTCGCCATGGCGCTCGCCAGCCGCAGCGCGTGCCCCGGCCTCCGCCACCACGCCGCGGCCGGCGGCTCCGCGGCATCGCTCGCGGCCGGCGCCGCCAAGGAGGCTGCGAACCAGGGCGGGCTCTTCGACTCCGCCGGCGCCTCGCCCAAGGATGTCGCGGCCGACCTCCTGGGCGTCGCTGCCGCCGCGCACGCACTCGccctgctccgccgccgccgccggcgcggccGCGAGAGGAAGGCGCAGCAGGACGAGGACGCACGCGACGGCGCCGTCTCCATCTCCATGGTGTGA